From the Athene noctua chromosome 22, bAthNoc1.hap1.1, whole genome shotgun sequence genome, one window contains:
- the DDOST gene encoding dolichyl-diphosphooligosaccharide--protein glycosyltransferase 48 kDa subunit, whose product MAAAALRLWWLLAVAAAGAEGGPRTLVLLENGNLRDTHSLFFRSLADRGFDLTFRTADDAGLSLIKYGEFLYDNLIIFSPSIEDFGGNINVETITAFIDGGGSVLVAASSDIGDPLRELGSECGIEFDEERTAVIDHHNYDISDPGQHTLIVADAENLLKAPTIVGKAALNPILFRGVGMVADPDNPLVLDILTGSSTSYSFFPDKPITQYPHAVGKNTLLIAGLQARNNARVVFSGSLDFFSDAFFNSAVQKATPGSKRYSQTGNYELAVALSRWVFKEEGVLRVGAVSHHRVGELAPPNAYTVTDLVEYSIVIEKLSNGRWVPFDGDDIQLEFVRIDPFVRTFLQRNGGKYSVRFKLPDVYGVFQFKVDYNRLGYTHLYSSTQVSVRPLQHTQYERFIPSAYPYYAGAFSMMVGLFMFSIVFLHMKEKEKSD is encoded by the exons atggcggcggccgcgctccggctgtggtggctgctggcggtggcggcggccggggctgaggggggaccccgcactctggtgctgctggagaaCGGCAACCTGAGGGACACGCACTCGCTCTTCTTCCGCAGCCTGGCGG ACAGGGGCTTTGATCTCACTTTCCGGACAGCGGATGATGCGGGCTTGTCCTTGATAAAATATGGAGAATTCCTGTATGACAACTTGATCATCTTCTCGCCATCCATAGAAG ATTTTGGTGGAAACATCAACGTGGAGACCATCACCGCTTTTATTGACGGTGGCGGCAGTGTCCTTGTCGCTGCCAGCTCAGACATTG GCGACCCGCTGCGAGAGCTGGGCAGCGAGTGTGGGATCGAGTTTGATGAGGAAAGGACAGCTGTCATCGACCATCACAACTACGATATATCTGACCCTGGCCAG CACACGCTCATAGTTGCAGACGCTGAAAATCTCCTGAAGGCCCCCACCATTGTGGGGAAAGCAGCGCTGAACCCCATCCTTTTCCGAGGAGTTGG GATGGTGGCTGATCCCGACAACCCGCTGGTGCTGGATATCCTGACCGGCTCTTCTACCTCCTACTCCTTCTTCCCAGATAAGCCTATTACTCAG TACCCACACGCGGTGGGGAAGAACACCCTTCTGATCGCGGGACTCCAGGCCCGGAACAACGCCCGCGTTGTTTTCAGCGGCTCCTTGGATTTCTTTAGCGACGCTTTCTTCAATTCTGCTGTGCAGAAGGCTACTCCTGGCTCCAAGAG GTACTCGCAGACGGGTAATTACGAGCTGGCTGTTGCCTTGTCCCGCTGGGTGTTCAAGGAGGAGGGCGTTTTGCGTGTCGGAGCCGTGTCCCACCACCGCGTGGGGGAACTTGCACCGCCCAACGCCTACACTGTCACCGACCTTGTG GAGTACAGCATTGTCATCGAAAAGCTTTCCAACGGCAGGTGGGTCCCTTTTGACGGAGACGATATTCAGCTGGAGTTCGTCCGCATCGATCCCTTCGTGCGGACCTTCCTGCAGAGGAACG GCGGCAAATACAGCGTGCGGTTCAAGCTGCCGGACGTCTACGGGGTGTTCCAGTTTAAAGTGGATTATAACCGCCTGGGTTACACCCACCTCTACTCCTCCACCCAG GTGTCTGTGCGTCCCCTCCAGCACACGCAGTATGAACGGTTCATCCCCTCAGCGTACCCGTACTACGCCGGTGCCTTCTCCATGATGGTTGGTCTCTTCATGTTCAGCATCGTCTTCCTGCAcatgaaggagaaggaaaaatccGACTGA
- the KIF17 gene encoding kinesin-like protein KIF17 isoform X1, whose translation MNEREKALGCKAVVSTESARGQCFLQNPAAAGEPPKQFTFDGAYYQEHNTEQIYNEIAYPLVEGVTEGYNGTIFAYGQTGSGKSFTMQGVVDPPTQKGIIPRALEHIFESVQCAENAKFLVRASYLEIYNEDIRDLLGADTKQKLELKEHPEKGVYVKGLSLHTVHSVLQCEQIMETGWRNRAVGYTLMNKDSSRSHSIFTVNMEIYTVDERGQDHLRAAKLNLVDLAGSERQSKTGATGERLKEATKINLSLSALGNVISALVDGRCKHIPYRDSKLTRLLQDSLGGNTKTLMVACLSPADNNYDESLSTLRYANRAKNIKNKPCINEDPKDALLREYQEEIKKLKAILAEQMGTNNLSGLLPAETAHLAAKPGPLLKPQLDLETEKQLIREEYEERLAQLKASYEAEQASRARLEEDISSLRSHYDLKLSALEENLRKEAAAVKTETTPDEAPLPEDSGAAADEEPMSAQPLVSSCPQDPAEPRTVQEAGGVSRGSVGAAAAGAAEGIVLPADQQQVLARLQMLEQQVVGGEQAKNKDLKEKHKRRKKYADERRMQLVAALQQSNEDSSDWVLLNVYDSIQEEVRAKSKLLEKMQEKLRAAETEIKDLQSEFELEKIDYLSTIRRLERELMLFQQLLDQVQSLVRRDCNYSNLEKIKRESVWDEETGCWKIPEPVIQKTRLPAAVPALPQPRPAQKSPSAESQDVTPEEDRYKLVLNRSDSETIASNYFRSRRASHILHPDPSKNRAPLGPDGAPSSASAMPRPFRLQALTLAPLTAAATTKRKKGKADSKGPPP comes from the exons ATGAACGAGCGGGAGAAGGCTCTCGGCTGCAAGGCGGTCGTCAGCACGGAGAGCGCGCGGGGCCAGTGTTTCCTCCAAAACCCCGCTGCTGCTGGCGAGCCCCCGAAGCAGTTCACCTTCGATGGGGCATACTACCAGGAGCACAACACGGAGCAGATCTACAACGAGATCGCCTACCCGCTTGTGGAG GGTGTCACCGAAGGCTACAATGGCACCATATTTGCCTACGGCCAGACAGGCAGTGGGAAATCATTCACCATGCAGGGAGTCGTGGATCCTCCGACTCAGAAAGGCATCATACCCAGGGCACTTGAACACATTTTTGAGAGCGTACAG TGTGCTGAAAATGCCAAGTTCTTGGTGAGAGCTTCCTACCTGGAGATTTACAATGAAGACATACGAGACCTTCTGGGAGCTGATACCAAGCAGAAGTTGGAG CTGAAGGAACACCCAGAGAAAGGGGTGTACGTGAAGGGGCTGTCTCTGCACACCGTGCACAGCGTGCTCCAGTGCGAGCAGATCATGGAGACAGGCTGGAGAAACCGAGCAGTGGGTTACACCCTCATGAATAAAGACTCTTCCCGCTCCCACTCCATCTTTACTGTCAATATGGAAATCTACACTGTTG ATGAGAGAGGGCAGGACCACCTTAGGGCTGCAAAACTCAATTTAGTGGATCTGGCAGGAAGCGAGAGACAGTCAAAAACAGGAGCCACGGGGGAGCGGCTCAAAGAGGCCACCAAAATCAACCTCTCCCTCTCAGCTCTGGGCAACGTCATCTCAGCCCTGGTCGATGGCAGGTGTAAGCACATCCCCTACCGAGACTCAAAGCTGACCAGGCTGCTGCAAGACTCCCTCGGAGGGAACACCAAGACACTGATGGTAGCATGTTTATCTCCGGCTGATAACAACTATGACGAAAGCCTCAGTACTTTGCGCTATGCTAATCGAGCAAAAAACATCAAGAACAAGCCCTGTATCAACGAGGACCCCAAGGATGCTCTGCTGAGGGAGTATCAGGAGGAGATTAAGAAGCTGAAGGCCATTCTAGCTGAACAGATGGGCACAAATAACTTGTCGG GGCTTCTACCTGCTGAGACTGCTCACCTGGCAGCAAAGCCAGGTCCCCTCCTCAAACCCCAGTTAGATCTTgaaacagagaagcagctgatCAGAGAA GAGTACGAGGAGAGGCTGGCCCAGCTAAAGGCCAGCTACGAAGCGGAGCAGGCGTCCCGTGCCCGCCTCGAAGAGGACATCAGTAGCCTGAGGAGTCACTATGATCTCAAGCTGTCTGCTCTCGAGGAGAACCTCAGGAAGGAAGCAG CTGCTGTGAAGACTGAAACTACTCCTGATGAGGCACCTTTGCCTGAAGACTCTGGTGCTGCAGCAGATGAAGAACCAATGTCAGCCCAG CCTTTGGTTTCCTCTTGTCCTCAGGACCCAGCAGAGCCTCGGACTGTGCAAGAGGCTGGTGGTGTGAGCAGGGGAAGTGTTGGAGCAGCAGCGGCTGGTGCTGCTGAGGGGATTGTGCTGCCTGCAGACCAGCAGCAGGTGCTTGCCAG GCTGCAGATGCTAGAGCAACAGGTGGTTGGAGGGGAACAGGCTAAAAACAAGGACCTCAAAGAAAAGCATAAACGCCGGAAAAAATATGCGGACGAGCGGAGAATGCAGCTGGTGGCTGCACTGCAGCAGTCTAACGAGGACAGCAGTGATTGGGTTCTGCTCAACGTCTACGACTCCATCCAGGAGGAGGTTCGAGCCAAGAGCAAGCTTCTGGAGAAGATGCAGGAGAAG TTGCGGGCTGCCGAGACCGAGATCAAAGATCTTCAGTCAGAGTTTGAGCTGGAAAAGATCGATTACCTCAGCACCATCCGCCGCCTGGAGCGAGAGCTGATGcttttccagcagctgctggatcAGGTGCAGTCCCTGGTCCGCCGCGACTGTAACTACAGTAATCTGGAGAAGATCAAGCGCGAATCCGTCTGGGATGAGGAAACCGGCTGCTGGAAAATTCCAGAGCCTGTCATTCAAAAAACCCGCCTGCCCGCAG CAGTTCCAGCCCTGCCGCAGCCCAGACCTGCCCAGAAGAGCCCTTCAGCCGAGAGCCAAGACGTAACG CCTGAGGAAGACCGCTACAAACTGGTGCTGAACAGGAGCGACAGCGAGACCATCGCCAGCAACTACTTCCGCTCCAGACGGGCCAGCCACATCCTCCACCCTGACCCAAGCAAGAACAGAG cTCCCCTGGGGCCAGACGGGGCTCCAAGCAGCGCCTCGGCCATGCCTCGGCCCTTCCGCCTCCAGGCCCTCACCTTGGCCCCGCTGACCGCTGCCGCCACCACCAAGCGCAAAAAGGGCAAAGCTGACTCCAAAGGTCCCCCCCCCTGA
- the KIF17 gene encoding kinesin-like protein KIF17 isoform X2, with the protein MNEREKALGCKAVVSTESARGQCFLQNPAAAGEPPKQFTFDGAYYQEHNTEQIYNEIAYPLVEGVTEGYNGTIFAYGQTGSGKSFTMQGVVDPPTQKGIIPRALEHIFESVQCAENAKFLVRASYLEIYNEDIRDLLGADTKQKLELKEHPEKGVYVKGLSLHTVHSVLQCEQIMETGWRNRAVGYTLMNKDSSRSHSIFTVNMEIYTVDERGQDHLRAAKLNLVDLAGSERQSKTGATGERLKEATKINLSLSALGNVISALVDGRCKHIPYRDSKLTRLLQDSLGGNTKTLMVACLSPADNNYDESLSTLRYANRAKNIKNKPCINEDPKDALLREYQEEIKKLKAILAEQMGTNNLSGLLPAETAHLAAKPGPLLKPQLDLETEKQLIREEYEERLAQLKASYEAEQASRARLEEDISSLRSHYDLKLSALEENLRKEAAAVKTETTPDEAPLPEDSGAAADEEPMSAQDPAEPRTVQEAGGVSRGSVGAAAAGAAEGIVLPADQQQVLARLQMLEQQVVGGEQAKNKDLKEKHKRRKKYADERRMQLVAALQQSNEDSSDWVLLNVYDSIQEEVRAKSKLLEKMQEKLRAAETEIKDLQSEFELEKIDYLSTIRRLERELMLFQQLLDQVQSLVRRDCNYSNLEKIKRESVWDEETGCWKIPEPVIQKTRLPAAVPALPQPRPAQKSPSAESQDVTPEEDRYKLVLNRSDSETIASNYFRSRRASHILHPDPSKNRGETSSSPFSAPLGPDGAPSSASAMPRPFRLQALTLAPLTAAATTKRKKGKADSKGPPP; encoded by the exons ATGAACGAGCGGGAGAAGGCTCTCGGCTGCAAGGCGGTCGTCAGCACGGAGAGCGCGCGGGGCCAGTGTTTCCTCCAAAACCCCGCTGCTGCTGGCGAGCCCCCGAAGCAGTTCACCTTCGATGGGGCATACTACCAGGAGCACAACACGGAGCAGATCTACAACGAGATCGCCTACCCGCTTGTGGAG GGTGTCACCGAAGGCTACAATGGCACCATATTTGCCTACGGCCAGACAGGCAGTGGGAAATCATTCACCATGCAGGGAGTCGTGGATCCTCCGACTCAGAAAGGCATCATACCCAGGGCACTTGAACACATTTTTGAGAGCGTACAG TGTGCTGAAAATGCCAAGTTCTTGGTGAGAGCTTCCTACCTGGAGATTTACAATGAAGACATACGAGACCTTCTGGGAGCTGATACCAAGCAGAAGTTGGAG CTGAAGGAACACCCAGAGAAAGGGGTGTACGTGAAGGGGCTGTCTCTGCACACCGTGCACAGCGTGCTCCAGTGCGAGCAGATCATGGAGACAGGCTGGAGAAACCGAGCAGTGGGTTACACCCTCATGAATAAAGACTCTTCCCGCTCCCACTCCATCTTTACTGTCAATATGGAAATCTACACTGTTG ATGAGAGAGGGCAGGACCACCTTAGGGCTGCAAAACTCAATTTAGTGGATCTGGCAGGAAGCGAGAGACAGTCAAAAACAGGAGCCACGGGGGAGCGGCTCAAAGAGGCCACCAAAATCAACCTCTCCCTCTCAGCTCTGGGCAACGTCATCTCAGCCCTGGTCGATGGCAGGTGTAAGCACATCCCCTACCGAGACTCAAAGCTGACCAGGCTGCTGCAAGACTCCCTCGGAGGGAACACCAAGACACTGATGGTAGCATGTTTATCTCCGGCTGATAACAACTATGACGAAAGCCTCAGTACTTTGCGCTATGCTAATCGAGCAAAAAACATCAAGAACAAGCCCTGTATCAACGAGGACCCCAAGGATGCTCTGCTGAGGGAGTATCAGGAGGAGATTAAGAAGCTGAAGGCCATTCTAGCTGAACAGATGGGCACAAATAACTTGTCGG GGCTTCTACCTGCTGAGACTGCTCACCTGGCAGCAAAGCCAGGTCCCCTCCTCAAACCCCAGTTAGATCTTgaaacagagaagcagctgatCAGAGAA GAGTACGAGGAGAGGCTGGCCCAGCTAAAGGCCAGCTACGAAGCGGAGCAGGCGTCCCGTGCCCGCCTCGAAGAGGACATCAGTAGCCTGAGGAGTCACTATGATCTCAAGCTGTCTGCTCTCGAGGAGAACCTCAGGAAGGAAGCAG CTGCTGTGAAGACTGAAACTACTCCTGATGAGGCACCTTTGCCTGAAGACTCTGGTGCTGCAGCAGATGAAGAACCAATGTCAGCCCAG GACCCAGCAGAGCCTCGGACTGTGCAAGAGGCTGGTGGTGTGAGCAGGGGAAGTGTTGGAGCAGCAGCGGCTGGTGCTGCTGAGGGGATTGTGCTGCCTGCAGACCAGCAGCAGGTGCTTGCCAG GCTGCAGATGCTAGAGCAACAGGTGGTTGGAGGGGAACAGGCTAAAAACAAGGACCTCAAAGAAAAGCATAAACGCCGGAAAAAATATGCGGACGAGCGGAGAATGCAGCTGGTGGCTGCACTGCAGCAGTCTAACGAGGACAGCAGTGATTGGGTTCTGCTCAACGTCTACGACTCCATCCAGGAGGAGGTTCGAGCCAAGAGCAAGCTTCTGGAGAAGATGCAGGAGAAG TTGCGGGCTGCCGAGACCGAGATCAAAGATCTTCAGTCAGAGTTTGAGCTGGAAAAGATCGATTACCTCAGCACCATCCGCCGCCTGGAGCGAGAGCTGATGcttttccagcagctgctggatcAGGTGCAGTCCCTGGTCCGCCGCGACTGTAACTACAGTAATCTGGAGAAGATCAAGCGCGAATCCGTCTGGGATGAGGAAACCGGCTGCTGGAAAATTCCAGAGCCTGTCATTCAAAAAACCCGCCTGCCCGCAG CAGTTCCAGCCCTGCCGCAGCCCAGACCTGCCCAGAAGAGCCCTTCAGCCGAGAGCCAAGACGTAACG CCTGAGGAAGACCGCTACAAACTGGTGCTGAACAGGAGCGACAGCGAGACCATCGCCAGCAACTACTTCCGCTCCAGACGGGCCAGCCACATCCTCCACCCTGACCCAAGCAAGAACAGAGGTGAAACAT cttcctctcctttttcagcTCCCCTGGGGCCAGACGGGGCTCCAAGCAGCGCCTCGGCCATGCCTCGGCCCTTCCGCCTCCAGGCCCTCACCTTGGCCCCGCTGACCGCTGCCGCCACCACCAAGCGCAAAAAGGGCAAAGCTGACTCCAAAGGTCCCCCCCCCTGA
- the SH2D5 gene encoding SH2 domain-containing protein 5 isoform X1 — MLRRRDGRAKGRGAWPSSPKTRASSPRACGPSPASPGTAGSRCCGGTSPALSSCAPSPGWPSAGACGCGRPAASFPTASSGRSRAGSAWSTPTPSSPAWPPSWLTTPGRRGAASAAWPPGAATPATRSGTPAAGPALGGRRPGPPLPPSGRSTSGVRPGRPPLGHGSPQNPPSALDGCRLPYPPAGCTLRPGNKRLSCYRRGLRAACYSHPDTQHARTHACALTRLRSRALVHTPLGNLRSRPHTLVLARAPSPARLGSSSAARPRSGTRHRPPLVGSGGHTRALGCLRAPAPRTATRTHTWPRTDTHAHRHTHRDTHTHTPSLTHTHSHTLTDTRTHTHLHTHTHLLTLTLAHIRSLTHSHSHTHSHTLANTHTHTHRTHSFALALTHTHSHPHSLTLTFTHSHSLTLAHTLTHTRTHSLALTHTLTCTLTHTYPHTLAHIRSLTLTDSLTHSHSPHTLTFTLLHSHTRTHTHTHTHSHIHSLTHTHTHSHSHTRTHTLAHTRTHSHTLTHTHTHSHTLTHTHSHTPAPRTRASRRSHVAQGAGPRARPSLRQPLGSLRACALPLPARPACPRPGPGSRLPRPRRTARLASGSPPLPRAGPTPTGLPQVFLRPLLPGLVPAPQSYLRLSHPQPPLRFPPPSLP; from the exons CGACGGCGGGATGGGAGAGCAAAGGGGCGAGGAGCTTGGCCTTCCTCCCCGAAAACGAGAGCGTCCTCGCCGAGAGCGTGTGGGCCTTCGCCGGCATCGCCAG GGACGGCGGGATCGCGCTGCTGCGGCGGGACGTCCCCGGCGCTTTCCTCCTGCGCCCCGAGCCCGGGCTGGCCAAGCGCTGGTGCCTGTGGGTGCGGGCGCCCTGCGGCGTCGTTCCCTACTGCCTCTTCAGGACGCAGCAGGGCCGGTTCTGCGTGGAG CACTCCAACACCGAGTTCGCCAGCGTGGCCGCCCTCCTGGCTCACTACTCCGGGGCGCCGGGGGGCTGCTTCTGCCGCTTGGCCCCCGGGCGCCGCAACCCCGGCTACGAGGAGCGGgaccccggcggcggggccggcgcttgGGGGGAGGCGGCCTGGGCCCCCGCTGCCCCCGTCGGGGCGCAGCACGAGCGGGGTtaggcccggccgccccccgctcgGGCACGGCTCCCCCCAGAATCCCCCCTCGGCTTTAgatggctgccggctgccttatCCCCCCGCGGGCTGTACGCTGCGTCCCGGCAATAAACGGCTCTCGTGCTACCGGAGGGGTCTGCGGGCGGCCTGTTATTCCCACCCCGACACCCAACACGCGAGGACACACGCTTGTGCGCTCACGCGCCTGCGCTCGCGCGCTCTCGTGCACACGCCCCTCGGGAACTTGCGCTCGCGGCCTCACACGCTCGTGCTCGCCCGAGCACCGTCCCCGGCGCGTCTGGGCTCGTCctcggccgcccgcccgcgctcAGGCACGCGCCATCGCCCGCCCCTCGTGGGCTCGGGGGGTCACACTCGTGCACTGGGATGCCTGCGCGCCCCCGCCCCTCGCACTGCCACTCGCACGCACACGTGGCCTCGtacagacacacacgcacacagacacacacacagagacacacacactcacacaccctcactcactcacacacactcacacacactcacagacactcgcacacacacacacttgcacactcacacacacctACTCACACTCACACTCGCACACATACGCTCACTCACACACtcgcactcacacacacactctcacacactcgcaaacacacacactcacactcaccgCACACACTCATTCGCACTcgcactcacacacactcactcacacccacactcactcacactcacattcactcactcacactcactcacacttgcacacacactcacacacactcgcacacactcacttgcactcacacacacactcacttgcacactcacacacacctACCCACACACACTTGCACATATACGCTCCCTCACACTCACAGACTCACTCACGCACTCACACTCACCGCACACACTCACATTCACACTCTTACACTCACACACtcgcactcacacacacactcacacacactctcacatacactcactcacacacacacacactcactcacattCACACACTCGCACTCACACACTCGCACACACtcgcacacactcacacacactcactcacactcacacacactcacacacactcactcacactcactcacacactcccGCCCCTCGCACGCGCGCGTCCCGCCGTAGTCACGTGgcgcagggggcggggcctcgcgCCAGACCGTCGCTCCGGCAACCGCTGGGGTCGCTGCGCGCATGCGCGCTGCCTCTGCCGGCGCGTCCCGCCTGCCCTCGCCCCGGCCCGGGCTCtcggctcccccggccccgccgcacaGCCCGGCTCGCCTCGGGATCGCCTCCGCTCCCTCGGGCTGGCCCGACGCCTACAGGTTTACCTCAGGTTTTCCTTCGCCCACTTCTCCCTGGGCTTGTCCCAGCTCCCCAGAGTTACCTCAGACTTTCCCACCCGCAGCCTCCCCTCAGGTTTCCTCCCCCCAGCCTGCCCTAG